A region of uncultured Anaeromusa sp. DNA encodes the following proteins:
- a CDS encoding sensor histidine kinase — protein MGFGIRLLMLSMLVVLLSFAPCWAQQADTASPQHRVLFLHSYSPEFSWVRDIERGVLEALEPHPDVAYYFEYLDTKHFWGKDYLNALVPSLRYKYATLPLSAVVVSDDNAFLFALEHQQDLFPHTPIVFCGINDFNPSLLQTNPWLTGVEEKVDVAGTLQAALRLRPQAKKLLIITDRTIVGHSTRRLALDALATLPPTLPYQLLDDATMEEVQQAARTLSADDIILHLIFNIDRNGRMFTNDESLQLVAQESAAPVFGLWDTAIGHGLVGGLLTSGYTQGKEAGSLVQQILFENKAPSNLPVISQSVNRYAFDYRQLTAHGLDVATLPPGSKILFREPSFYEAHRALVWSVSAVIVLLTVLVISLLFNIRHRRRVENEIRLLNLHLEERVEERTQSLQQANNNLNRTMDDLQKTRGHLVEAEKMAALGGLVSGVAHEINTPVGNSITAASFLAGRTQELLHKLKENQMKRSELEDFLDTSEKSGEIIVGNLNRASELIRTFKQTAVDQQVEEKRLVNMLTYLHEVLLSLRPRLKKTKHTIEIDCPDDLNVTIYPGALWQILTNFIMNTLTHAYEPDEAGLIQIAVSLQDQQLTLHYKDSGKGMPEEVQKKVFEPFFTTKRGSGGTGLGLHIVYNLVVFKLKGTIICHSTPGEGTEFIITAPLNPEGGS, from the coding sequence ATGGGCTTTGGGATCCGCTTGCTTATGCTTTCCATGCTGGTAGTGCTTCTTTCCTTTGCTCCTTGTTGGGCTCAACAAGCCGATACAGCTTCGCCTCAACACCGAGTGCTCTTTCTCCATTCATACAGCCCTGAATTCTCCTGGGTACGGGATATTGAACGTGGTGTGCTCGAAGCGTTAGAACCGCATCCAGATGTTGCCTACTACTTCGAGTATCTGGATACGAAACATTTTTGGGGCAAGGATTATTTGAACGCCTTGGTCCCTTCCTTGCGTTATAAATATGCAACCTTGCCGTTAAGCGCAGTTGTGGTTTCCGATGACAATGCGTTTTTATTTGCTTTAGAACATCAGCAAGACTTGTTCCCCCATACACCGATCGTATTTTGCGGCATCAATGATTTTAATCCTTCTTTACTGCAAACAAACCCTTGGCTGACTGGCGTAGAGGAAAAAGTTGATGTAGCCGGTACGCTGCAAGCAGCGTTGCGTTTACGCCCACAGGCAAAAAAACTACTCATTATTACGGATCGGACCATCGTGGGCCACTCAACTCGCCGGCTAGCCTTAGATGCGTTGGCCACCTTGCCGCCTACACTTCCCTACCAGCTCCTTGATGACGCCACGATGGAAGAAGTGCAGCAAGCAGCACGCACCCTTTCCGCAGACGACATCATCCTGCATCTAATTTTCAACATAGATCGCAACGGGCGCATGTTCACAAATGATGAAAGCCTTCAGCTTGTCGCACAAGAAAGCGCCGCTCCTGTTTTTGGCCTCTGGGATACTGCTATCGGCCACGGTCTTGTAGGCGGCTTACTAACAAGTGGCTATACCCAAGGAAAAGAAGCCGGCTCTCTGGTGCAGCAAATTCTTTTTGAAAACAAAGCGCCCAGCAATTTGCCTGTTATCAGTCAATCTGTTAATCGTTACGCTTTTGACTACCGTCAACTGACCGCGCACGGCCTGGATGTTGCTACACTTCCGCCTGGCAGCAAGATTCTCTTTCGCGAACCTTCTTTCTACGAAGCACATCGCGCCCTGGTCTGGAGCGTCAGCGCCGTCATTGTGTTGCTAACCGTTTTGGTCATTTCTTTACTGTTCAACATCCGCCATCGCCGGCGCGTAGAAAATGAAATACGCCTGCTTAATCTGCATCTGGAGGAACGCGTAGAAGAACGCACCCAGTCTCTGCAACAGGCCAACAACAATTTGAACCGCACGATGGATGACTTGCAAAAAACCAGAGGCCATCTGGTAGAAGCGGAAAAGATGGCCGCTTTGGGCGGACTGGTTTCCGGTGTGGCCCACGAAATCAATACACCTGTCGGTAACAGCATCACTGCGGCATCCTTCTTGGCTGGACGCACCCAAGAACTGCTGCACAAACTCAAGGAAAACCAGATGAAACGTTCTGAACTGGAAGATTTTCTTGACACCAGCGAGAAAAGCGGCGAAATCATTGTCGGCAATTTGAACCGGGCGTCAGAACTCATCCGCACGTTCAAGCAAACTGCTGTCGACCAGCAAGTAGAGGAAAAGCGCCTGGTCAATATGCTTACGTATTTGCATGAGGTGCTGCTAAGCTTGCGACCTCGCCTGAAAAAAACGAAACACACGATTGAAATTGATTGCCCTGACGATCTTAACGTCACGATCTATCCCGGCGCGTTATGGCAAATTCTTACCAATTTCATCATGAACACCCTGACCCACGCCTACGAACCGGACGAAGCCGGTCTAATCCAAATCGCCGTTTCTTTACAAGACCAACAACTAACCCTGCACTACAAGGACAGCGGCAAAGGAATGCCGGAAGAAGTGCAGAAGAAAGTATTTGAACCGTTCTTTACAACCAAACGCGGCAGCGGCGGCACTGGCCTAGGTCTGCATATCGTCTATAATTTGGTTGTCTTCAAACTAAAAGGAACCATCATCTGCCACAGCACGCCTGGCGAAGGAACCGAATTTATCATCACTGCCCCGCTCAATCCCGAAGGAGGTAGCTAA
- the rapZ gene encoding RNase adapter RapZ, with the protein MAIEEFRLVIITGMSGAGKTQAVRALEDLGYFCVDNLPPALIPKFAELCSQSAGKVSRIALVVDIRGREFFDTLAQVLEEMEKQGQVYEVLFLEASDEVLIRRYKESRRRHPLAAQGRVSDGIVRERERLEPIRGRATHVIDTTGMATAKLRETLTGLFATGAQMQRMSITVVSFGFKHGLPLDADMVFDVRFLPNPFYVENLRRKSGVTPEVGEYIAKWPVSQQFQERLWSFVDYLIPHYVNEGKSHLIIAIGCTGGMHRSVYIAQKLYERLRNHGYKITIEHRDIRHNLPEPEMKC; encoded by the coding sequence ATGGCAATAGAAGAATTTCGCCTGGTAATCATTACAGGTATGTCTGGCGCTGGCAAGACACAGGCTGTGCGCGCCCTGGAAGATTTGGGCTATTTTTGTGTCGATAACCTGCCGCCGGCGCTGATTCCCAAGTTTGCTGAGCTGTGTTCGCAGTCAGCAGGGAAGGTCAGCCGCATTGCCTTGGTGGTAGACATTCGCGGTCGAGAGTTTTTCGATACCTTAGCGCAGGTTTTGGAAGAAATGGAAAAACAGGGCCAGGTTTACGAGGTGCTCTTTTTAGAGGCTTCGGATGAAGTTTTGATTCGGCGCTACAAGGAGTCGCGGCGGCGTCATCCGTTGGCGGCGCAAGGGCGGGTTAGCGATGGCATTGTGCGTGAACGGGAGCGGCTGGAGCCCATTCGAGGCCGGGCAACGCATGTGATTGACACCACCGGCATGGCGACGGCGAAGCTGCGTGAGACATTGACAGGCTTGTTCGCTACTGGGGCACAGATGCAGAGAATGTCGATTACGGTGGTTTCTTTTGGGTTTAAGCATGGGCTGCCGTTAGATGCGGACATGGTATTTGACGTGCGCTTTTTACCCAATCCGTTTTATGTGGAAAATTTGCGTCGTAAGAGCGGCGTGACTCCTGAAGTAGGGGAATATATTGCCAAATGGCCAGTATCACAGCAGTTTCAAGAGCGCTTGTGGTCTTTTGTAGATTATTTAATTCCTCATTACGTCAATGAGGGAAAAAGCCATCTGATTATTGCTATTGGCTGCACAGGCGGGATGCACCGATCTGTTTATATTGCGCAGAAGTTGTATGAACGTTTGCGTAATCATGGCTATAAAATTACGATTGAGCATCGCGATATCCGGCACAATCTGCCGGAACCGGAAATGAAATGCTGA
- a CDS encoding YvcK family protein: MDFLKWLYPGIRLKRWFFLFSLGTILVSIGMSLLLNYQYVGYLEEWLFKTVYLATGSYYYTITFLAGLSVLALGLGSMLFATRQIIRSVIGALIPDGSEKFIDRIFAQRRLKRGPNIVVIGGGTGLSVLLRGIKSVTSNVTAIVTVADDGGSSGRIREDLGVVAPGDLRNCLVALADTEPLMEKLFQHRFGGHGSLAGHSFGNLFIAAMNQVVGSVEGALAASSKVLAVRGRVLPSTEVPVRLQAELADGTTVEGESKIPLAGQAIQRVRLVPADAAPVASSLQAIREADAILIGPGSLYTSVLPNLLIQEVAAELKASKAAKIYICNVMTQPGETDGYTASDHVEALLQHAGPGIVDYVLVNGQPVAKSLQSIYAGQGAAPVEADVERIEKLGVKAFRADVISESDVVRHDPLKLCRTIVSIIYRLRPNAEHMALLDHYLIADTLRERKGGC; the protein is encoded by the coding sequence ATGGATTTCTTAAAGTGGCTCTACCCCGGCATTCGCCTGAAACGTTGGTTTTTCTTGTTTTCTTTGGGAACGATTTTAGTGAGCATCGGGATGTCTTTGCTCCTGAACTACCAATATGTGGGGTATTTAGAAGAGTGGCTGTTTAAAACTGTTTATTTGGCGACTGGCAGCTACTACTACACGATTACTTTTTTAGCTGGTTTATCCGTACTGGCACTGGGCCTTGGCTCGATGCTGTTTGCTACCAGGCAGATTATTCGTTCCGTTATTGGCGCCTTGATTCCCGACGGATCGGAAAAATTTATTGACCGGATTTTTGCGCAGCGCCGTCTAAAACGAGGTCCCAATATTGTGGTTATCGGCGGCGGTACAGGTCTGTCCGTGCTTTTGCGAGGTATCAAAAGCGTAACAAGCAATGTTACGGCTATTGTAACGGTGGCGGATGACGGCGGTTCTTCCGGGCGTATTCGGGAAGATTTGGGCGTAGTAGCGCCTGGGGATTTGCGTAACTGTCTGGTGGCCTTGGCGGATACGGAACCATTGATGGAAAAACTGTTTCAGCATCGTTTCGGGGGGCATGGCAGTTTGGCCGGACACAGTTTTGGCAATCTTTTTATTGCCGCCATGAATCAAGTGGTTGGCAGCGTGGAAGGCGCTTTAGCAGCGTCAAGCAAGGTCTTGGCTGTGAGGGGGCGTGTGCTTCCTTCTACGGAAGTCCCGGTGCGTTTGCAAGCCGAATTGGCTGATGGCACGACGGTAGAGGGCGAATCCAAGATTCCTTTAGCAGGGCAAGCGATTCAAAGAGTTCGCCTAGTGCCAGCGGACGCAGCGCCTGTAGCCAGTTCGTTACAAGCGATTCGTGAAGCGGATGCGATTTTGATCGGACCGGGCAGCTTGTATACCAGTGTGCTTCCGAATCTGTTGATACAAGAAGTGGCGGCAGAACTCAAAGCCAGCAAAGCCGCCAAAATTTATATCTGCAATGTAATGACACAGCCGGGGGAGACCGATGGTTATACAGCGTCCGACCATGTGGAAGCGCTTCTTCAGCATGCCGGGCCGGGAATTGTGGATTATGTTTTAGTCAATGGTCAGCCGGTGGCAAAATCGTTGCAAAGCATCTACGCTGGCCAAGGGGCAGCTCCAGTTGAAGCTGATGTGGAACGGATTGAAAAGCTGGGCGTTAAAGCGTTTCGGGCGGATGTTATTTCGGAAAGTGATGTAGTTCGTCATGACCCGCTAAAATTATGCCGTACTATTGTTTCTATTATTTACCGGTTGCGGCCGAATGCGGAGCATATGGCGCTGTTGGATCATTATCTTATTGCAGACACCTTGCGGGAACGCAAGGGAGGCTGCTGA
- the whiA gene encoding DNA-binding protein WhiA, translating to MASYATEVKNELARVQGENDCCRIAELAALLRMGGTLLIGGNKNLGLTFNTENAAVARKAFSLIKTGFSLVVEVVVKRGRRLKKMNTYQIKVAPSPGVRELLTAVGFWKEDGIHMVRDSSSFRRSCCRRAYLRGAFLGGGSVNRPEGDYHMELVTDNYQFAQSLTKIMKYFELPVRLTERKQSYLAYLKDGDAIISFLRLIGAHNALLSFENVRVVKDVRNQVNRLVNCETANLQKTVEAAVRQVASIRYLDEAIGLEKLPAHLKEVARLRLEHQEAPLSELVELSGGQLSRSGLNHRLRRLEMLAEKYGLPMVPSLTQKKGDTV from the coding sequence ATGGCGTCTTATGCGACCGAGGTCAAAAACGAGTTGGCCCGCGTCCAGGGAGAGAATGACTGTTGCCGGATTGCCGAGCTGGCAGCGCTTCTGCGCATGGGCGGAACGTTGCTTATCGGTGGCAATAAGAACCTGGGCCTTACATTTAATACGGAAAATGCGGCAGTGGCCCGCAAAGCATTTTCGTTGATAAAAACCGGATTTTCGCTGGTAGTGGAAGTGGTGGTCAAGCGTGGCCGTCGCTTAAAAAAAATGAATACCTATCAGATCAAAGTGGCTCCGTCTCCGGGCGTGCGGGAATTGTTGACCGCCGTGGGGTTTTGGAAAGAAGACGGTATTCATATGGTGCGAGACAGCAGCAGCTTTAGACGGTCTTGCTGTCGCCGCGCTTATTTGCGAGGAGCTTTTTTGGGCGGCGGTTCGGTGAACCGGCCCGAAGGGGACTATCATATGGAGCTAGTAACCGACAATTACCAATTTGCTCAATCGCTAACGAAAATCATGAAATATTTTGAGCTGCCTGTGCGTTTGACAGAGCGCAAGCAGTCGTATTTGGCTTATCTCAAGGACGGAGATGCTATCATTTCCTTTTTGCGTCTCATTGGCGCACACAATGCATTGCTTTCGTTTGAAAACGTGCGTGTCGTTAAAGATGTGCGCAATCAGGTTAATCGTTTGGTTAACTGCGAAACCGCTAATTTGCAGAAAACAGTGGAAGCGGCGGTGCGTCAAGTGGCCAGTATTCGGTATTTGGACGAGGCTATAGGGCTGGAGAAGCTTCCGGCTCATTTGAAAGAAGTAGCCCGTTTGCGTCTGGAGCATCAAGAGGCGCCGTTATCGGAGCTGGTGGAACTTTCCGGAGGACAACTGTCTCGTTCCGGCCTGAACCACCGTTTGCGGCGGTTGGAAATGCTGGCGGAAAAGTATGGGCTTCCTATGGTTCCATCATTAACTCAAAAGAAGGGAGATACAGTATAG
- a CDS encoding copper amine oxidase, translating to MNNQAWRAAVLLLFLFVLLQTGGVSAGTAADDRTSVGNMEVSALPEWPMTVEKSGPTLLFSDSPEMAVNDGVLYQDTVQGDVRLFYHHVNDTKNWKRLAIVVENPGPGVAQLQIQRTGQAGPSQDYLAVGKEVQARYFQGTGVRKVSIPAGAAAEILSGDNGVSFRYNELLTGMMDLKADRPVRIKIVFCPVGAQATEFAAWAPILPADQYRMRGTFLQADRLLTAKNTYNPLDDNTVAVTLADNSQDAFVKGIDATDGTETVNYGNYGIVYQLRLPTANSGGLAVYLSPQGGEYAGFLGIRYQKPAELVMPTPQGQTAFGAVGDFRQISLVGRYASGQDLFVRFSPPGGSNLPVRLVLSPYWRSGGV from the coding sequence GTGAATAACCAAGCCTGGAGGGCGGCGGTATTGCTGCTTTTTCTTTTTGTTTTACTACAGACGGGGGGCGTCAGCGCCGGTACTGCGGCGGATGATCGCACTTCCGTAGGCAATATGGAGGTATCGGCGCTGCCGGAATGGCCGATGACGGTAGAAAAGAGCGGCCCGACACTGCTGTTTTCGGATAGCCCGGAAATGGCAGTAAACGACGGTGTTTTATACCAAGATACGGTGCAAGGGGATGTGCGCCTGTTTTATCATCATGTGAATGATACTAAAAATTGGAAGCGTTTAGCCATTGTCGTAGAAAACCCAGGGCCTGGCGTGGCGCAACTCCAGATTCAGAGGACAGGTCAAGCCGGGCCAAGTCAGGATTATCTGGCGGTGGGCAAGGAAGTGCAAGCGCGTTATTTTCAAGGGACAGGGGTGCGGAAAGTAAGCATACCTGCTGGCGCTGCCGCGGAAATTCTTTCTGGAGATAATGGTGTTTCTTTTCGCTATAATGAATTGCTTACAGGTATGATGGATTTAAAGGCGGATCGTCCGGTGCGAATCAAAATTGTCTTTTGTCCGGTCGGTGCGCAAGCTACTGAATTTGCCGCTTGGGCTCCAATTTTACCAGCGGATCAATATCGGATGCGGGGAACTTTTTTACAGGCGGATCGCTTGCTTACGGCAAAGAACACCTATAACCCCCTGGATGACAACACGGTGGCGGTGACCTTAGCCGATAATTCCCAGGATGCGTTTGTTAAGGGCATCGATGCTACTGATGGAACGGAAACAGTTAATTATGGAAATTATGGCATTGTGTATCAGCTGCGTTTGCCTACGGCTAATTCCGGCGGCTTAGCTGTGTATTTGAGTCCTCAGGGTGGGGAATATGCAGGCTTTTTAGGAATACGCTATCAAAAGCCTGCAGAATTGGTAATGCCGACGCCGCAAGGGCAGACCGCCTTTGGTGCTGTAGGCGATTTTCGGCAAATTTCCCTGGTAGGACGCTATGCCAGCGGGCAAGACTTGTTTGTGCGTTTCAGTCCTCCTGGTGGGTCCAATTTGCCGGTGCGCCTTGTTTTATCGCCGTATTGGCGTTCCGGTGGCGTCTGA
- the scfA gene encoding six-cysteine ranthipeptide SCIFF, with product MAKHIVTVNSAALKKTAYTGGCGECQTSCQSACKTSCTVGNQVCQKQN from the coding sequence ATGGCGAAACATATTGTGACTGTAAATAGTGCAGCCCTCAAGAAGACGGCATACACCGGCGGTTGCGGCGAATGCCAGACATCCTGCCAGTCGGCCTGCAAGACCTCTTGCACCGTCGGTAATCAGGTGTGTCAAAAGCAGAACTAA
- the scfB gene encoding thioether cross-link-forming SCIFF peptide maturase has product MNIHSFSLNGMHILLDVNSGAVHVVDEMISDIMNVFDGANDEEVLASLAEQYSEGELREALRELHELIAAEKLFTSALEVPPTFKAEPILKSLCLHVAHDCNLRCRYCFAGTGDFGHNRGLMSAEVGKKAIDFLLEKSGSRRHLEIDFFGGEPLMNFDVVKELTAYVRLREKEAGKVVKLTLTTNAVLLRDEELRFLNEEAISLVLSLDGRQEVHDYMRPNAGGNGSYEMVLAHIDKAIRSRNDQNYYLRGTFTAHNLDFAADVLDMADRGYTQLSVEPVVSSDEAEYALKEEHLPELFRQYELLAKEYLERKVRGEGFDFFHFNVDIENGPCVAKRLSGCGAGHEYLAVTPEGDFYPCHQFVGREAYRLGSVEEGIVNEELPWKFRRAHVLAKEECSQCWARFYCSGGCHANADAFHGCLEKPYELGCKLQKKRLECALMVQAALALAKRQDS; this is encoded by the coding sequence ATGAATATACATTCTTTTAGCTTAAACGGGATGCATATCCTGTTGGATGTCAATAGCGGCGCTGTCCACGTGGTGGATGAGATGATTAGCGACATCATGAACGTATTTGACGGCGCTAATGACGAGGAAGTATTGGCGTCCTTAGCGGAGCAATACAGCGAAGGCGAATTGCGCGAAGCGCTTAGGGAGTTGCATGAGCTGATTGCTGCGGAAAAGCTATTTACATCGGCGCTGGAGGTGCCGCCTACTTTTAAGGCGGAGCCTATCCTTAAATCTCTGTGCCTGCATGTGGCGCATGACTGCAACCTGCGCTGCCGCTACTGTTTTGCCGGTACTGGCGATTTTGGACATAACCGAGGCTTGATGTCTGCAGAAGTAGGCAAAAAAGCCATTGATTTTCTTTTGGAAAAAAGCGGCAGCCGCCGCCACTTGGAAATTGACTTTTTTGGCGGCGAGCCTTTGATGAACTTTGATGTGGTAAAAGAGCTGACTGCTTACGTCCGACTCAGGGAGAAGGAAGCTGGCAAGGTAGTCAAACTGACGTTGACTACCAATGCGGTGCTATTACGGGATGAGGAGCTTCGCTTCTTGAATGAAGAGGCGATTTCTTTGGTTCTCAGCTTAGATGGACGTCAAGAAGTTCATGACTATATGCGGCCTAATGCTGGCGGCAACGGCAGCTACGAAATGGTGCTGGCTCATATTGACAAAGCCATCCGCTCGCGGAACGATCAAAATTACTATTTGCGCGGCACTTTTACCGCGCATAACTTGGATTTTGCTGCTGATGTGCTGGATATGGCCGATCGCGGCTATACGCAGTTGTCCGTGGAACCGGTGGTATCTAGTGATGAGGCAGAGTACGCACTGAAAGAAGAGCACTTGCCGGAGTTGTTCCGCCAGTATGAATTATTGGCTAAGGAATACTTGGAGCGCAAGGTGCGAGGCGAAGGATTTGACTTTTTCCATTTCAATGTGGATATCGAGAATGGCCCTTGTGTGGCTAAACGTCTCAGCGGCTGCGGCGCTGGCCACGAGTATCTGGCGGTCACCCCGGAAGGAGACTTCTATCCGTGCCATCAGTTTGTCGGGCGCGAAGCGTATCGACTGGGATCGGTGGAAGAAGGCATTGTTAACGAAGAACTGCCTTGGAAGTTTCGACGGGCGCATGTGCTGGCCAAGGAAGAATGCAGCCAATGCTGGGCGCGGTTTTACTGCAGCGGCGGCTGCCACGCTAATGCGGATGCGTTCCATGGCTGTTTAGAGAAGCCTTATGAACTTGGCTGCAAGCTGCAGAAAAAGCGTCTGGAGTGCGCATTGATGGTCCAGGCTGCGCTGGCTTTGGCTAAACGGCAGGATTCTTAA
- the hypF gene encoding carbamoyltransferase HypF: MEDVKERWQVQVEGIVQGVGFRPFVHRLAYELALAGFVCNTGAGVLAEVEGPTVSLQEFMRRLAAEAPPMALVERIQRQGIDIEATGENEFVIKQSVAGETLTLVSPDMAICAECQRELLEPTDRRYRYAFINCTHCGPRYTIIKDLPYDRPQTTMAGFSMCQACQAEYENAVDRRFHAQPNACAACGPAYRLTDVTGEDIPLAAVEDVFQAARCKVKAGAILAVKGIGGYHLACDAKQQEAVRQLRRRKGREEKPLAVMCRDLEQVRKLCYVSPQEEKLLLSPARPVVLLRKKPEDFVAEAVAPGNDFLGVMLPYAPVHWLLLEEEDVWVMTSGNASGEPMVREEAEALACLGGLADFFLGHNRPIFRGVDDSVARVLQGEVQLLRRGRGYAPRPIRLPFAVPPLLSTGGELKNTFCLTRGEYAFVSPHLGDMAGEATYNSFIALVEHLEHLFDIKPEVIAYDPHPAYLTGQYVHRRNIACLPVQHHHAHAAAVMAEHGLEEPALALVFDGTGYGDDGKLWGGEFLLAQYEGFQRLAHFAYRPLPGGEQAVRQPWRLAAWVWQEVFGVGDALKTAPFPDGWRMLMQAVRSGLAAPLSSSVGRLFDTAAALLEVRAESHYEGQAAIELEQLAARSGGTVVELAGCCLQTEEKIWQVDAAPLLASLLEKHCQGENKAALAAAFHHALGQAVLEMTCLLAQKHKVNQVVLGGGVWQNALLQQQVRQGLEKEGLTVYMPVQLPVNDGGLAYGQAVVAGAILNWRKNTEERNSV, from the coding sequence ATGGAAGACGTTAAAGAGCGCTGGCAAGTGCAGGTGGAAGGTATTGTACAAGGGGTTGGCTTTCGGCCTTTTGTCCATCGCTTGGCGTATGAGCTAGCGTTAGCGGGCTTTGTTTGTAATACTGGAGCAGGTGTGCTGGCGGAGGTAGAGGGTCCGACAGTTTCGTTACAAGAATTTATGCGGCGCTTGGCGGCGGAGGCGCCGCCGATGGCTTTAGTGGAGAGAATACAGCGCCAAGGCATAGATATAGAAGCGACTGGGGAAAATGAATTTGTTATCAAGCAAAGCGTGGCCGGTGAAACGCTGACCCTTGTTTCGCCGGATATGGCTATCTGTGCCGAATGTCAAAGGGAATTATTGGAGCCCACAGATCGGCGTTATCGTTACGCTTTTATTAACTGTACCCATTGCGGGCCGCGCTATACGATTATTAAAGATCTTCCTTATGATCGGCCACAGACGACGATGGCCGGATTTTCTATGTGTCAAGCGTGCCAAGCAGAATATGAGAATGCAGTTGATCGTCGTTTTCATGCCCAACCTAACGCTTGCGCTGCCTGTGGTCCGGCATATCGTTTGACCGATGTGACGGGAGAGGACATTCCGTTGGCGGCGGTAGAAGATGTCTTCCAAGCGGCTCGGTGTAAAGTAAAGGCTGGAGCAATTTTAGCGGTCAAAGGCATTGGCGGCTATCATTTGGCTTGTGATGCAAAACAGCAAGAAGCGGTGCGCCAATTGCGGCGGCGTAAAGGGAGAGAAGAAAAACCGTTGGCAGTGATGTGCCGCGACCTAGAGCAAGTGCGTAAGCTTTGCTATGTATCGCCGCAGGAAGAAAAATTGTTGCTTTCTCCGGCGCGGCCGGTGGTGTTGTTGCGGAAAAAGCCCGAAGATTTTGTAGCGGAAGCGGTGGCTCCTGGCAATGATTTTTTAGGCGTGATGCTGCCCTATGCTCCTGTACACTGGTTATTGCTGGAGGAAGAGGACGTGTGGGTCATGACCAGCGGCAATGCAAGCGGCGAACCGATGGTAAGGGAGGAAGCGGAGGCCCTTGCTTGCTTAGGCGGCTTGGCTGATTTTTTCTTAGGGCATAATCGACCAATTTTTCGAGGCGTGGATGACTCGGTAGCGCGCGTACTGCAAGGAGAAGTGCAATTGTTGCGCCGCGGGAGAGGGTATGCGCCGCGTCCTATTCGTCTGCCTTTTGCGGTGCCGCCTCTTTTAAGCACAGGAGGCGAGTTGAAGAATACTTTTTGTCTGACTCGCGGGGAATATGCATTTGTGAGCCCCCATCTGGGAGATATGGCTGGCGAAGCTACCTATAATTCGTTTATAGCGCTTGTCGAGCATTTGGAGCATCTTTTTGATATAAAACCGGAAGTGATAGCGTATGATCCGCATCCGGCGTATTTGACAGGACAATATGTACACAGGAGAAACATAGCGTGCCTTCCAGTGCAGCATCATCACGCTCATGCGGCGGCGGTGATGGCGGAACACGGTCTGGAAGAACCTGCATTAGCTTTGGTCTTTGATGGAACCGGGTATGGAGACGACGGCAAACTTTGGGGCGGTGAATTTTTGTTGGCGCAGTATGAGGGCTTTCAACGGCTGGCGCATTTCGCGTATCGTCCGCTGCCTGGGGGAGAGCAGGCAGTGAGGCAGCCTTGGCGTTTGGCAGCCTGGGTTTGGCAAGAAGTGTTCGGCGTTGGAGACGCATTGAAAACGGCCCCGTTCCCTGATGGGTGGAGGATGCTTATGCAGGCGGTGCGCAGCGGTTTGGCGGCGCCTCTTTCTTCCAGTGTCGGACGTCTGTTTGATACAGCGGCGGCGCTTTTGGAAGTGCGCGCGGAAAGTCATTATGAAGGACAGGCGGCCATCGAATTGGAACAACTTGCTGCTAGAAGCGGCGGTACGGTAGTGGAACTGGCTGGTTGTTGTTTGCAAACGGAAGAGAAAATTTGGCAAGTGGACGCAGCGCCACTATTGGCTTCGTTGTTGGAGAAACACTGTCAAGGAGAAAATAAAGCCGCTTTGGCGGCTGCTTTTCACCACGCGCTGGGGCAAGCAGTGCTGGAGATGACTTGCCTTCTGGCTCAAAAGCACAAGGTGAACCAGGTCGTGCTGGGCGGCGGCGTCTGGCAGAACGCGTTGTTGCAGCAGCAAGTGAGGCAAGGACTCGAAAAAGAGGGCTTAACGGTGTATATGCCGGTACAGTTGCCGGTCAATGACGGCGGCCTGGCTTATGGCCAAGCCGTGGTGGCTGGAGCGATTTTGAATTGGAGAAAGAACACGGAAGAACGAAATTCTGTGTGA
- a CDS encoding HypC/HybG/HupF family hydrogenase formation chaperone: MCLAVPAQIVKREDMLATVDVGGVQRQVSMLLLPEAQIGEYVLIHAGFAMQLIDEEEAKLTWSLLREMAEHVQDA, from the coding sequence ATGTGTTTGGCAGTGCCGGCGCAGATTGTAAAACGTGAAGATATGCTGGCGACAGTGGATGTAGGGGGCGTGCAGCGGCAGGTGAGCATGTTGTTGCTGCCGGAAGCGCAGATAGGGGAGTATGTCTTGATTCATGCTGGGTTTGCCATGCAGCTGATCGATGAAGAAGAGGCAAAACTGACGTGGAGCTTATTGCGGGAGATGGCTGAACATGTTCAAGACGCCTGA